In a genomic window of Bacteroidales bacterium:
- the purD gene encoding phosphoribosylamine--glycine ligase → MTILILGCGGREHALAWKLAQSSLVQKIYVAPGNAGTALAGTNVAINPDNFEAVADFVVSHKIDMVVVGPEVPLVNGIRDYFDSRDDLHEVLLVGPSATGARLEGSKDFAKQFMQRHRIPTAAYAAFGKGETTEACQYLRKLKPPYVLKADGPAAGKGVVITEDYEEACQSLRQMLDENVFGKAGHRVVIEEFLKGIEVSVFVLTDGKSYVMLPEAKDYKRIGEGDTGKNTGGMGAVSPVPFAQGEFMQRVHQQVIEPTIKGLQEENIEYQGFIFFGLISVGGNPYVIEYNCRLGDPETEVVIPRIKSDLAELLWALRDQSLHRHQLQVDERHAASVFLVCGGYPGAYEKGKKITGLETVQESLVFHAGTLHHHEDIVTNGGRVLAVTSLADTTAEALKLSYRNIDKIGFDKKYCRKDVGRDLLPYEN, encoded by the coding sequence ATGACTATTTTAATTTTAGGGTGCGGTGGCCGCGAGCATGCGCTGGCGTGGAAGCTGGCGCAAAGCTCGCTGGTGCAAAAGATTTACGTAGCTCCCGGCAATGCCGGAACAGCGCTGGCAGGAACCAATGTAGCCATCAACCCTGACAACTTTGAAGCTGTAGCCGATTTTGTGGTTTCGCATAAAATCGACATGGTGGTAGTAGGCCCGGAAGTGCCGCTGGTGAATGGCATTCGCGACTATTTCGATAGCCGTGATGATCTGCATGAGGTTTTGCTGGTGGGGCCATCCGCAACAGGAGCGCGTCTGGAAGGAAGTAAAGATTTTGCAAAACAATTTATGCAGCGCCATCGGATACCTACCGCGGCGTATGCTGCTTTTGGCAAAGGCGAAACCACAGAAGCCTGCCAATATTTGCGTAAGCTAAAGCCACCGTATGTGCTCAAAGCCGATGGGCCGGCTGCCGGCAAAGGCGTGGTAATTACCGAAGATTATGAAGAGGCTTGCCAATCTTTGCGCCAGATGCTCGATGAAAATGTTTTTGGCAAGGCAGGTCATCGGGTAGTGATCGAAGAATTTCTGAAAGGAATCGAAGTTTCTGTTTTCGTGCTCACCGATGGCAAAAGTTATGTGATGCTGCCCGAGGCAAAAGATTATAAGCGTATCGGCGAAGGCGACACCGGTAAAAATACAGGCGGCATGGGAGCCGTTTCACCGGTACCATTTGCGCAGGGCGAATTTATGCAACGGGTGCATCAGCAGGTTATCGAGCCGACGATTAAAGGACTTCAGGAAGAAAATATCGAATACCAGGGATTTATATTTTTTGGTTTGATCAGCGTGGGCGGCAATCCTTACGTGATCGAGTACAACTGCCGCCTGGGCGACCCCGAGACCGAAGTGGTGATACCGCGCATAAAGTCGGATCTGGCAGAACTACTTTGGGCTTTGCGCGATCAGTCGCTGCACCGCCACCAGTTGCAGGTGGATGAGCGGCATGCTGCTTCCGTATTTCTGGTATGTGGCGGCTATCCCGGTGCCTACGAAAAAGGCAAAAAGATTACGGGGTTAGAAACGGTGCAAGAAAGCCTTGTGTTTCATGCCGGCACGCTACATCACCACGAAGATATAGTGACCAATGGCGGCAGGGTGTTGGCCGTAACTTCGCTGGCGGACACCACTGCTGAGGCGCTGAAGCTTTCGTATAGAAATATTGATAAAATTGGTTTTGATAAAAAATACTGCCGCAAAGATGTTGGACGCGATCTCTTGCCGTATGAGAATTAG
- a CDS encoding ribonuclease HII: MLALRFSENYVEAGCDEAGRGCLAGPMFAAAVILPADFRNELLDDSKKLTHQQREELRPIIEREALAWEVASVDNLVIDEINILRASFRAMHLAIAQLQVKPELLLIDGNRFDPYPDIPHQCIIRGDGQYMSIAAASVLAKTHRDAFMCSLHDEYPFYNWKQNKGYPTSAHREAIMIHGITPLHRRSFNMHTQLDMDF; this comes from the coding sequence ATGCTTGCATTACGATTTTCTGAAAATTATGTTGAAGCTGGCTGCGACGAGGCCGGGCGAGGATGCCTTGCGGGACCGATGTTTGCTGCTGCCGTTATTTTGCCTGCAGATTTCCGCAACGAGTTGCTTGACGATTCCAAAAAGCTGACGCATCAGCAACGCGAAGAGCTGCGCCCGATTATCGAGCGGGAGGCGCTGGCTTGGGAAGTTGCCAGTGTGGACAATCTGGTGATAGATGAGATCAATATTTTGCGTGCCTCTTTCCGCGCCATGCATCTGGCCATAGCACAGTTGCAGGTAAAACCAGAGCTTCTGCTCATCGACGGCAACCGTTTCGATCCTTATCCCGACATCCCACACCAGTGCATCATCCGGGGCGATGGTCAGTATATGTCGATAGCCGCCGCCTCCGTGCTGGCCAAAACACACCGCGACGCTTTTATGTGCAGCCTACACGACGAATATCCGTTCTACAACTGGAAACAAAATAAAGGGTACCCCACCAGCGCGCACCGAGAGGCAATTATGATTCATGGCATTACGCCATTGCACCGCCGCAGTTTTAATATGCACACACAGCTCGATATGGATTTTTGA
- a CDS encoding FAD-dependent oxidoreductase — MAKVLILGAGISGHTAAMALRKSLNKQHEVVVVSPNSNYQWFPSNIWVGIGQMKTSQVIFPLAPVYRRKGIIFKRALAKVIFPEGDAKMASSHVEIEYVDELQRGTTEKVPYDYLINATGPKLNFEATEGLGPDGHSLSVCTYGHAAHTWKKLQESLDKMAKGERQRFVIGTGHALATCQGAAFEYALNVAFEINKRKLMHLAEITWITNEYEMGDFGMGGAFIKKGGYVTSTKIFTESILAEYGIHWIKRAGVKKVEPGTIWYENLDGETLSVPFDFAMLIPAFAGVGITARNKTGDDITADLFAANGLMKVDADYQTKDFADWSVKDWPSTYQSPVYENIFACGIAFAPPHAISKPFKNKNGTPIFPTPPRTGMPSGVMGKVVAKNIVRSIKEGKVVLKHRASMGKMGAACIISSGYGIRDGMAATMTVFPVVPDFEKYPEWGRDINYTVGEPGLAGHWMKLFMHYMFMYKAKGLPGWSLIPE, encoded by the coding sequence ATGGCTAAAGTACTGATACTGGGTGCCGGCATTTCGGGACATACCGCCGCAATGGCGCTGCGCAAAAGCCTGAACAAACAACACGAAGTCGTCGTGGTGTCGCCCAACAGCAACTATCAATGGTTTCCGTCCAATATCTGGGTGGGAATCGGGCAAATGAAAACGAGCCAGGTCATCTTTCCGCTGGCGCCGGTTTATCGCCGCAAAGGCATTATTTTTAAACGCGCTTTAGCCAAAGTAATCTTTCCGGAAGGTGACGCGAAAATGGCTTCTTCGCATGTAGAAATAGAATATGTGGATGAACTGCAGCGCGGTACTACCGAAAAGGTTCCCTATGATTATCTGATCAACGCAACCGGCCCGAAACTCAATTTCGAGGCCACCGAGGGACTGGGGCCTGACGGCCACAGCCTTTCGGTATGTACCTACGGCCATGCTGCCCATACCTGGAAAAAGCTACAGGAATCGCTCGACAAAATGGCCAAAGGTGAGCGGCAACGTTTTGTGATCGGCACCGGCCACGCACTGGCCACATGCCAGGGCGCTGCCTTTGAATATGCACTCAATGTAGCTTTTGAAATCAACAAACGCAAACTGATGCACCTGGCCGAGATTACCTGGATTACCAACGAATATGAGATGGGCGACTTCGGCATGGGAGGTGCTTTTATCAAAAAAGGAGGATATGTTACCTCCACCAAGATTTTTACGGAGAGCATCCTTGCCGAATATGGCATCCATTGGATAAAGCGGGCGGGCGTAAAAAAAGTGGAACCAGGAACGATCTGGTACGAAAACCTCGACGGCGAAACCCTGAGTGTGCCTTTCGATTTTGCTATGCTAATCCCGGCTTTTGCCGGTGTGGGCATCACGGCACGCAACAAAACGGGCGACGATATCACTGCTGATCTTTTTGCTGCCAACGGTCTGATGAAAGTAGATGCCGATTACCAGACCAAAGACTTTGCCGACTGGAGTGTGAAAGACTGGCCATCGACTTACCAAAGTCCGGTATACGAAAATATCTTTGCCTGCGGCATTGCCTTCGCCCCGCCGCATGCCATCTCCAAACCTTTCAAAAACAAAAATGGTACGCCGATTTTCCCCACGCCGCCGCGCACTGGTATGCCTTCGGGAGTGATGGGAAAAGTGGTTGCCAAAAATATTGTCCGCTCAATAAAAGAAGGGAAGGTGGTGTTGAAACATCGTGCTTCGATGGGTAAGATGGGCGCTGCGTGCATCATCTCTTCGGGCTATGGCATACGCGATGGCATGGCCGCTACTATGACGGTATTTCCAGTGGTTCCGGATTTTGAAAAATATCCCGAATGGGGTCGCGACATCAACTACACCGTGGGCGAGCCCGGGCTGGCCGGCCACTGGATGAAGCTCTTCATGCACTATATGTTTATGTACAAAGCCAAAGGACTGCCCGGCTGGTCGCTGATACCCGAATAG
- a CDS encoding alpha/beta fold hydrolase → MKTKLFAIWFALLLLTGCSQPTSLSGYWEGTMKMSGKTVDISVVFDNNLSTLSSHDLMLIDRPAAVLKEKDSALSFLADLETTFRYDGIHENDTISGSVAMQNGLPGLKFGFLLKKKSDKSPAKSYAIDNVVVKNGDVLLFAEVYKPKTSGRHPAVLLLHGSTANLKRNYSFYADWLANQGFEVMVFDKRGNGASTGDYNAATYDDFVDDAIACLQELQNRPSVEKTKIGVWGFSQGAMLLPLLATKTIIPVFLIAVSPEVFSVSQAAAFADSLRIVKGGNLPANGHIAAESHRQVEKMIREGNKHRKVENFISLNAFKHTFMDQTALYGNIDIDKQAYEGYYWSGRKIDFYPYWKSINIKTLVIFGEDDEMLDANKNIKATADLYNPKITVRSFVRANHDMKKTFNPAKYPDFDWPRVADGYLDFVKEWIEKEVR, encoded by the coding sequence ATGAAAACGAAACTCTTTGCCATCTGGTTCGCGTTGCTTCTGCTGACCGGCTGCAGCCAACCCACGTCACTTTCGGGATATTGGGAGGGAACCATGAAAATGAGTGGCAAAACAGTGGATATTTCTGTAGTTTTTGATAATAACCTCAGCACGCTTTCCAGCCACGATCTGATGTTGATCGACAGGCCGGCAGCGGTGCTCAAAGAAAAAGACAGCGCCCTCTCATTTCTGGCTGATCTCGAAACTACATTCCGCTACGACGGCATCCATGAAAATGATACCATCAGCGGCTCGGTGGCGATGCAAAACGGACTTCCTGGTTTAAAGTTCGGTTTTTTACTGAAAAAGAAATCTGATAAATCACCGGCAAAAAGCTACGCAATCGATAATGTGGTGGTCAAGAACGGAGATGTGCTTTTGTTTGCGGAGGTTTACAAACCAAAAACCAGTGGCCGTCATCCGGCGGTGCTATTGCTGCATGGCTCCACCGCCAATCTCAAAAGAAATTACTCCTTTTATGCCGACTGGCTGGCTAATCAGGGTTTTGAAGTTATGGTATTTGATAAAAGGGGAAACGGAGCTTCTACCGGCGATTATAACGCAGCCACCTACGACGACTTTGTGGATGACGCCATTGCTTGCTTGCAGGAACTGCAAAACAGACCCTCGGTGGAGAAAACCAAAATTGGCGTTTGGGGCTTTAGCCAGGGCGCTATGTTGTTGCCGTTGCTTGCCACAAAAACCATCATTCCGGTATTTCTAATTGCGGTGTCACCGGAAGTCTTCAGCGTTTCGCAGGCTGCTGCTTTTGCAGATAGCTTGCGCATTGTAAAAGGTGGCAATTTGCCTGCAAATGGCCACATTGCTGCCGAAAGCCACCGGCAGGTCGAAAAAATGATCCGCGAAGGAAACAAACACAGGAAAGTTGAAAATTTCATCAGCCTCAATGCTTTCAAACATACCTTCATGGATCAGACCGCGCTGTATGGCAATATCGACATCGATAAACAGGCTTATGAAGGATATTACTGGAGTGGCCGAAAAATTGATTTTTATCCCTATTGGAAATCCATCAACATCAAAACACTTGTAATTTTTGGAGAAGATGATGAGATGCTCGACGCCAATAAAAACATAAAAGCTACCGCTGATCTTTACAATCCTAAAATCACAGTCAGAAGTTTTGTTCGTGCCAACCACGACATGAAAAAGACTTTTAACCCTGCAAAATATCCCGACTTCGACTGGCCGAGGGTTGCTGATGGATATCTCGACTTTGTAAAGGAATGGATTGAAAAGGAGGTGAGATAG
- a CDS encoding saccharopine dehydrogenase C-terminal domain-containing protein, which yields MKKIIVLGAGLVGAPMALDLAADSNFQVTVADISNDALARFRGNANIITICSDLSKKENIAALVKDQDMVLSAVPGYLGFQTLQTIIEAGKNVIDIAFFAEDMFELDALAREKNVVAISDMGVAPGMSNVLIGYVDHLLDTTSRAVIYVGGLPQVRTLPYEYKAVFSPIDVIEEYTRPARFVSGGKLVTRPALSDAELMDFPQVGTLEAFNSDGLRSLAKTIKCPEMIEKTLRYPGHIDKMLLLRDTGLFDTTSVEINGQSIRPIDLTCKLLFHIWKLKPGDADLTVMRIIVEGMKAGKRLRYTYDLLDKYDLKSGVHSMARTTGYSATMAVRLVAESLYTNIGVSAPEFIGRESDCVDFMLEGLAQRGVIYEQNIERF from the coding sequence ATGAAAAAAATTATCGTCCTTGGCGCCGGGCTGGTGGGCGCTCCCATGGCGCTCGATCTGGCTGCCGACAGCAACTTCCAGGTTACCGTTGCCGACATCAGCAACGATGCACTGGCACGCTTTCGCGGAAATGCAAACATCATAACTATTTGTTCCGATCTTTCTAAAAAAGAAAATATCGCTGCTTTGGTAAAAGATCAGGACATGGTGTTGAGTGCGGTGCCTGGATATCTGGGCTTCCAGACTTTGCAAACCATTATAGAAGCCGGGAAAAATGTGATCGACATCGCTTTCTTTGCCGAGGACATGTTCGAGCTTGATGCGCTGGCACGCGAGAAAAACGTGGTGGCCATCTCTGACATGGGCGTGGCGCCGGGCATGAGCAACGTGCTGATTGGCTACGTGGATCATCTGCTCGACACGACCAGCCGTGCGGTAATTTATGTCGGCGGTTTGCCGCAGGTGCGCACGCTTCCTTACGAATACAAGGCGGTTTTTTCGCCCATTGACGTGATTGAGGAATATACCCGTCCGGCACGCTTTGTCAGCGGCGGGAAGTTGGTGACGCGTCCGGCGCTCAGCGATGCCGAGCTGATGGATTTCCCACAGGTTGGAACCCTCGAGGCCTTCAATAGCGATGGATTGCGCTCGTTGGCAAAAACCATAAAGTGCCCCGAAATGATCGAAAAAACATTGCGCTATCCCGGCCACATCGACAAGATGCTGCTGCTGCGCGACACCGGCCTTTTCGATACTACATCCGTCGAAATCAACGGCCAAAGCATCCGCCCCATCGATCTTACCTGCAAACTGCTTTTCCATATTTGGAAATTAAAACCCGGTGATGCCGACCTCACCGTGATGCGCATCATCGTTGAAGGTATGAAAGCCGGAAAACGACTTCGTTACACTTACGACCTGCTCGACAAGTATGATCTGAAAAGTGGTGTGCATTCCATGGCGCGAACCACCGGCTACTCTGCCACCATGGCTGTGCGCCTGGTTGCCGAAAGCCTTTACACAAACATCGGTGTGTCGGCGCCGGAATTTATCGGAAGAGAATCCGATTGTGTCGATTTTATGCTCGAAGGCCTGGCGCAGCGCGGGGTGATCTATGAGCAAAATATAGAGCGTTTCTGA
- the wecB gene encoding UDP-N-acetylglucosamine 2-epimerase (non-hydrolyzing), which translates to MKKLLTIVGARPQIIKAAALSRTIAAKYSGQMREFILHTGQHYDENMSQVFFDELHIPRPDYQLNVGSASHGEQTARMITGIEEKLRQLNPDFLVLYGDTNSTLAGAIAAAKVHVPIAHIEAGLRSFNKTMPEEINRIMADHVSTLLFSPTVTGIKNLVREGFRKETKPPYTADNPAVFHCGDVMYDNSLHFADAAEKQSKVLEKYKVGKGSFVLATIHRNNNTDEPQRLAAIFGALNQIAHEEQLQILMPLHPRTSGLLQKNLPADLYEKIIQNPYLTLAPPVSFLDMVQLEKNARLIITDSGGVQKEAYFFGKPCIILRPQTEWVELVENGTAFIADADPKKIKKAFKHFSSEQQLNFPPIFGDGKAAEFICEKIIAT; encoded by the coding sequence ATGAAAAAGTTATTGACCATCGTGGGTGCCCGCCCGCAGATCATCAAGGCAGCGGCTTTGAGCCGTACCATTGCCGCAAAATATTCCGGGCAGATGCGCGAATTTATTTTGCATACCGGCCAGCATTACGACGAAAATATGTCGCAGGTTTTTTTTGATGAATTACATATTCCGCGTCCCGATTATCAGCTCAACGTTGGTTCGGCCTCGCATGGCGAACAAACCGCGCGTATGATTACGGGCATCGAAGAGAAATTACGGCAGCTCAATCCCGACTTTCTGGTGCTATATGGCGACACCAATTCCACCCTCGCAGGAGCCATTGCCGCTGCCAAAGTGCATGTGCCAATTGCCCACATCGAGGCGGGGCTGCGCTCGTTCAACAAAACCATGCCCGAAGAAATCAACCGCATCATGGCCGACCACGTGTCAACACTGCTGTTTTCGCCCACCGTCACCGGAATCAAAAATCTGGTGCGCGAAGGATTCCGAAAAGAAACGAAACCACCTTACACCGCCGACAATCCGGCCGTTTTCCACTGTGGCGACGTGATGTACGACAACAGCCTGCACTTTGCTGATGCTGCCGAAAAACAATCTAAAGTTCTTGAAAAATATAAGGTCGGAAAAGGAAGCTTTGTGCTTGCAACCATCCATCGCAACAACAACACCGACGAGCCGCAGCGCCTTGCGGCAATATTTGGGGCTTTAAATCAGATTGCCCACGAGGAGCAGCTTCAAATTCTAATGCCGCTGCATCCGCGCACATCCGGACTTTTACAAAAAAATCTTCCTGCTGATCTTTATGAAAAAATAATTCAAAACCCATATCTGACGCTCGCGCCACCCGTTTCGTTTCTCGACATGGTGCAGCTCGAAAAAAATGCCAGACTCATCATCACCGATTCAGGAGGTGTGCAAAAGGAAGCTTATTTCTTTGGTAAGCCCTGTATCATCCTGCGTCCGCAAACCGAATGGGTAGAGCTTGTCGAAAATGGCACTGCCTTTATCGCCGACGCCGATCCAAAAAAGATCAAGAAAGCTTTCAAGCATTTTAGTTCCGAACAGCAGCTCAACTTCCCGCCCATCTTTGGCGACGGAAAGGCTGCCGAATTTATCTGTGAAAAAATTATCGCTACCTAA
- a CDS encoding cyclic 2,3-diphosphoglycerate synthase — MKKNVIIIGAAGRDFHNFNTYYRGNDSYNVVAFTAAQIPDIDGRKYPTELAGDLYPDGIPIYAEEDLPKLIEDLNVDDCVFSYSDVPYERVMSVSALVNASGANFMLLGPADTMVKSTKPLIAVGAIRTGCGKSQTSRRILELLMEKGLKVVAIRHPMPYGNLVEQRVQRFATIEDLHTHKCTVEEMEEYEPHVVRGDVIYAGVDYEAILHAAENDPDGCDVVLWDGGNNDFPFYKPDLNITVVDPHRPGHELRYYPGEVTLRLSDVVIINKMDTASPEGIQTVRESIARVAPKAIVIDAASPIKVDDPSLIRGKRVLVVEDGPTLTHGEMKLGAGTVAAMKFGAAEMVDPRPYTVGKLSETFEIYPNIGTLLPAMGYSDEQLKDLETTINKTDCDSVIIGTPIDLNRLIKIKKPNTRVHYDLQEIGKPDLKEILDAFVEKHNLIK, encoded by the coding sequence ATGAAGAAAAATGTAATTATTATTGGTGCTGCGGGACGAGATTTCCACAACTTCAACACTTATTACCGTGGAAACGACTCATACAACGTGGTGGCTTTTACAGCCGCTCAGATTCCTGATATCGACGGAAGGAAGTACCCGACCGAACTGGCCGGTGATTTATACCCGGATGGTATCCCAATTTACGCAGAAGAAGACCTCCCTAAACTCATCGAAGATTTAAACGTGGACGACTGTGTGTTTTCCTACAGCGACGTTCCTTACGAACGGGTGATGTCGGTTAGCGCATTGGTAAATGCCTCAGGCGCAAACTTCATGCTGCTTGGACCTGCTGACACCATGGTGAAAAGCACCAAGCCACTTATTGCTGTCGGAGCCATACGCACGGGCTGTGGCAAAAGCCAGACTTCGCGCCGAATATTGGAGCTGCTGATGGAGAAAGGCTTGAAAGTAGTTGCCATTCGTCACCCGATGCCTTATGGTAATCTGGTGGAACAAAGAGTGCAGCGATTTGCTACCATCGAAGACTTGCACACACACAAATGTACCGTAGAGGAAATGGAAGAATACGAGCCGCATGTGGTGCGTGGTGACGTGATATATGCGGGCGTGGATTATGAAGCCATCCTGCATGCTGCTGAGAATGATCCCGATGGTTGCGACGTTGTTCTTTGGGATGGCGGCAACAACGACTTCCCGTTTTACAAACCTGACCTCAACATTACCGTTGTCGACCCGCACCGTCCCGGTCACGAGCTTAGATACTATCCAGGAGAAGTAACCCTGCGCCTGTCCGATGTGGTTATTATCAATAAAATGGATACTGCCAGCCCTGAAGGCATTCAAACTGTGCGCGAGAGCATCGCCAGGGTTGCTCCCAAAGCTATTGTTATCGACGCTGCTTCGCCCATTAAGGTCGATGACCCTTCGCTGATAAGAGGCAAAAGAGTGCTGGTTGTCGAAGATGGCCCCACGCTTACTCATGGCGAGATGAAACTCGGCGCCGGCACAGTGGCCGCAATGAAATTTGGCGCTGCCGAAATGGTCGACCCGCGTCCATACACCGTTGGCAAACTCAGCGAAACGTTTGAGATTTACCCCAACATCGGTACTTTGCTGCCAGCCATGGGATACAGTGACGAACAGCTCAAAGACCTCGAAACCACCATCAACAAAACCGATTGTGACTCAGTGATAATTGGCACACCCATCGACCTGAATCGTTTGATCAAAATTAAAAAACCCAACACCCGCGTTCACTACGACCTGCAGGAAATCGGCAAACCCGACCTTAAGGAAATCCTCGATGCATTTGTTGAGAAGCATAATCTGATTAAATAG
- a CDS encoding NUDIX hydrolase, with the protein MSYTYAYPRPSVTADIAIFSNNNENQQILLIRRGNNPFKGQWALPGGFIEMDETLAAAAVRELKEETGLSIPELTQFRTYGDPGRDPRGRTISVVFYGFANPAKVKVAGGDDAADARWFSVDALPALAFDHEEILVELTQHLGYR; encoded by the coding sequence ATGTCCTACACATATGCGTATCCCCGTCCGTCGGTCACTGCCGACATTGCTATTTTTAGTAATAATAACGAAAACCAACAGATACTTCTGATCCGACGTGGCAACAATCCTTTCAAGGGGCAATGGGCGTTGCCGGGTGGATTCATTGAGATGGACGAAACGCTGGCTGCTGCTGCTGTCCGTGAGCTAAAAGAAGAAACCGGTCTCTCTATTCCTGAGCTGACTCAATTCCGCACTTATGGCGATCCGGGGCGCGACCCGAGGGGAAGAACTATTTCGGTGGTTTTCTATGGTTTTGCCAATCCCGCCAAGGTAAAAGTAGCTGGTGGTGATGATGCTGCCGATGCCCGCTGGTTTTCGGTTGATGCTTTGCCAGCTTTGGCTTTCGATCATGAAGAAATTCTGGTGGAGCTTACCCAACATCTTGGATACAGGTGA